One segment of Panicum virgatum strain AP13 chromosome 1K, P.virgatum_v5, whole genome shotgun sequence DNA contains the following:
- the LOC120712150 gene encoding BOI-related E3 ubiquitin-protein ligase 1-like, translating to MDGEAFRMGGHLGASHPSGAMEDPIQSQNQFLFNAKSAPLQLQLFGSPAVPAVGPSGYINYIGNNHFSVMNQARNTNIDTGNEKQLKLQMSLNNYHQQDADQLAHFGNPSAVSTGLRLSYEDDEHNSSITSGSGSMSSLPTTTSLVDDLMAEIDKENKEISYYLKFQAEQIGKQMKEVNQRRMISFLANLERAVGKKLREKELEAEAMNRKSKELNEQIRQVALEVQSWQSAALYNQSVANSLKSRLMEVVAQNTNLTREGSGDSEEDNAASSQNLNAGAPGGFFQSSLLGDRSTKATVGLGACRWCRGKEASVLVMPCRHLCLCVDCERVSDVCPVCRFPKSGSVEINMS from the exons ATGGACGGGGAGGCGTTCCGGATGGGTGGCCACCTGGGCGCTTCGCACCCCTCTGGCGCCATGGAGGATCCGATTCAGAGCCAGAACCAGTTCTTGTTTAATGCCAAGTCCGCgccgctgcagctgcagctgttCGGAAGCCCCGCGG TCCCGGCGGTTGGTCCTTCTGGCTATATTAATTACATCGGAAACAACCACTTTTCTGTTATGAACCAAGCAAGGAACACAAACATTGATACAGGGAATGAGAAGCAGCTGAAGCTTCAGATGTCCTTGAACAACTATCATCAACAGGATGCTGATCAATTGGCACATTTTGGCAACCCAAGTGCTGTGTCAACTGGTTTAAGGCTGTCCTATGAGGACGATGAGCACAATTCGTCTATCACATCTGGTAGTGGTAGCATGTCCTCGTTGCCTACCACGACATCTCTTGTTGATGATCTTATGGCTGAAATCgacaaagaaaacaaagagattAGCTATTACTTAAAATTTCAG GCTGAGCAAATCGGCAAGCAGATGAAGGAGGTGAACCAGCGGCGGATGATATCTTTCCTGGCAAATCTCGAACGAGCAGTAGGAAAGAAGCTGAGGGAGAAGGAACTGGAGGCGGAGGCCATGAACAGGAAGAGTAAGGAACTCAATGAGCAGATAAGGCAAGTCGCCCTGGAAGTCCAGTCGTGGCAGTCAGCTGCTCTGTACAACCAGTCGGTTGCCAACAGCCTCAAGAGCAGGCTGATGGAAGTGGTGGCACAAAACACCAACCTGACAAGGGAAGGCTCTGGCGACAGCGAGGAGGATAACGCAGCCTCCAGCCAGAACCTCAACGCTGGAGCACCCGGGGGCTTCTTTCAGTCCAGCCTCCTCGGAGACCGGAGCACGAAGGCAACTGTCGGGCTGGGGGCCTGCAGGTGGTGCCGCGGGAAGGAGGCGTCGGTGCTGGTGATGCCATGCCGCCACCTCTGCCTGTGCGTAGATTGCGAGAGGGTCTCCGATGTGTGCCCCGTGTGCCGGTTCCCCAAGAGCGGCAGCGTCGAGATCAACATGTCCTGA